In Acidianus brierleyi, one genomic interval encodes:
- a CDS encoding NOB1 family endonuclease has product MENVIFDTAGFLAGLENYFDRVYTTPLVMNEVKDYVSRSLLSLASSSGKIIILEPEKRNIDITNNTLRKIGEYSLSKTDISIIALALQLQPSIVFTDDFSVQNILLKLGIKFNSVKLNRSIKYEREYYYVCENCGKVYQRKKESCDICGGKIIKKSKLDSKK; this is encoded by the coding sequence ATGGAAAACGTGATATTTGACACAGCAGGTTTTTTAGCTGGTTTAGAAAATTATTTTGATAGAGTTTATACAACACCATTAGTTATGAATGAAGTGAAAGATTATGTATCTAGAAGCCTTTTAAGTCTTGCATCAAGTTCTGGAAAGATAATAATATTAGAACCAGAAAAAAGAAATATAGATATTACCAATAACACGTTAAGGAAAATAGGTGAGTATTCCTTATCTAAAACTGATATTTCCATTATAGCCTTAGCTTTACAATTACAGCCTTCAATAGTATTTACTGATGATTTCTCTGTACAGAACATACTATTAAAATTAGGAATTAAGTTCAACTCTGTAAAGCTAAATAGATCAATAAAATACGAGAGAGAATATTACTATGTTTGTGAAAATTGTGGAAAAGTGTATCAAAGGAAAAAGGAATCTTGCGATATCTGTGGTGGAAAAATAATAAAGAAATCTAAACTTGATAGTAAAAAATAG
- a CDS encoding MFS transporter — protein sequence MKGKSIYIARVIYSISWFYLAPYIPYIIYKFNIQASLAGFVPFAFFIGSGTMQVPSAYLSTRIGLRNTLCLGLLIMSISSLFIGLSITFLQLLIFYFVGGIGASMFFSSGGAILAELNKNNLSRIMGLYNAAFSIGGIVGLNWIFFDKVLSFTYASLLLSLLTLISLFINVKLPNVKPTWKTIRNRNILYLGLSTSGVWGIYYAIGELFPNFAFNFLHLSAIESGEITSLLLFSSFIGGLLGFIGDKIGKLRGLILASLAGIFPSLLLYTKFFIIGIIILGIFNELAISIMYSMVAVEAKGANTGIGLAEVNSLNIVLGTWLDPLATFTGFYSWIILVLISIIPLFLIRKLSMSI from the coding sequence ATGAAAGGTAAGTCAATATATATCGCGAGAGTTATATATTCTATAAGCTGGTTCTACTTAGCTCCATATATACCATATATAATTTATAAATTCAATATTCAAGCTAGTTTAGCTGGTTTCGTTCCATTTGCGTTTTTTATTGGATCTGGAACAATGCAAGTACCTTCAGCTTACCTATCAACTAGAATAGGCTTAAGAAATACTTTATGTTTAGGTCTTTTAATAATGTCTATTTCTTCTTTGTTTATTGGATTGTCGATTACATTTCTTCAATTACTTATCTTTTATTTTGTTGGTGGAATAGGTGCTTCTATGTTTTTTTCCAGTGGAGGAGCTATTTTAGCTGAGCTCAATAAAAACAATTTAAGTAGAATAATGGGCCTATATAATGCAGCTTTTAGTATAGGCGGAATAGTTGGATTAAATTGGATATTCTTTGATAAGGTTTTAAGTTTTACATATGCTAGTTTATTGCTTTCATTATTAACTTTGATTTCCCTTTTTATTAATGTAAAATTACCAAATGTAAAACCAACCTGGAAAACAATAAGAAATAGGAACATATTATATTTAGGGCTATCTACTTCAGGAGTTTGGGGAATATATTATGCTATAGGCGAACTTTTTCCCAATTTTGCGTTTAATTTTCTGCACTTAAGTGCTATAGAAAGTGGCGAAATAACATCCTTACTATTGTTTTCATCATTTATTGGAGGATTATTAGGATTTATAGGAGATAAGATTGGCAAATTAAGGGGATTAATATTAGCTTCTCTTGCAGGAATATTTCCAAGTTTATTATTATATACTAAGTTTTTCATAATAGGAATTATAATTCTTGGAATATTTAACGAACTTGCAATATCTATAATGTATTCTATGGTAGCTGTTGAAGCTAAAGGAGCTAATACAGGAATAGGCTTAGCAGAAGTTAATTCTCTAAATATAGTATTAGGAACGTGGCTCGATCCATTAGCTACTTTTACAGGATTTTATTCTTGGATTATTTTAGTCTTAATATCTATAATTCCGTTATTTCTTATTCGTAAGTTAAGTATGAGCATCTAA
- a CDS encoding phosphoglycolate phosphatase — protein sequence MTDILVASDYDRTISDEKDSFVINNAVREKINKFSKNNYFVVVTGRERRFIDRLAYGLEPTGWVLENGALIMINDKVYYNIPKSWPKLRFEIGKRLSAERLNFTYGEVIIYLNNVSNNICDLFSDLYEVSVEWNRSDVMIMPKGVNKGNGIKKFAEILGFKGRIIAVGDSQNDVSLFKAADFKVAVNNALKEIKEMADLVLNKDDGQGIIELLDYIESGEIYKLGLS from the coding sequence TTGACTGACATACTTGTTGCCTCTGATTATGATAGGACAATATCAGACGAAAAAGACAGCTTTGTAATAAATAACGCAGTAAGGGAAAAAATCAACAAATTCTCAAAGAATAATTATTTTGTTGTAGTAACAGGTAGGGAGAGAAGATTTATAGATAGATTAGCGTACGGTTTAGAGCCAACAGGCTGGGTATTAGAAAATGGTGCATTAATAATGATAAATGATAAAGTTTACTATAATATTCCAAAATCATGGCCTAAATTGAGGTTTGAAATAGGCAAAAGATTATCAGCAGAAAGATTGAATTTTACTTATGGAGAGGTAATAATATATCTAAATAACGTATCAAATAATATATGTGATTTATTTTCTGATTTATATGAGGTCTCGGTTGAATGGAATAGAAGCGATGTTATGATCATGCCAAAGGGAGTTAATAAAGGAAACGGAATTAAAAAATTTGCTGAGATATTAGGATTTAAGGGAAGAATTATAGCAGTCGGAGATTCACAAAATGATGTATCGTTATTTAAGGCTGCAGATTTCAAGGTTGCGGTAAATAATGCTTTAAAAGAAATTAAGGAAATGGCAGATTTGGTACTAAACAAAGATGACGGACAAGGAATAATAGAACTTCTAGATTATATAGAGTCTGGAGAAATTTATAAACTAGGTTTGAGTTAA
- a CDS encoding TIM barrel protein, which translates to MAKIYLGTAGIPLSTKAKDTIEGIKRIRELGLNAMEVEFVQGVRMKIEKARGAGNIAKNLNVRLSVHAPYFINLCSEDKEKVNSSKKRILDSADRANAMNADAIAIHIAFYGKMSPEECYSRVKSELGEVVDIAKDNEIKVKFGIETMAKETAFGTIDEVISISKEIKNVVPYIDWAHTFGRQGGKIDYGDIIDRLIKELNISHINSHFESLEIRNGKYVDVHRSIIYNTPPFEPLAKEILKRDISITLICESPELEKDALIMKNVIEKLGYKFD; encoded by the coding sequence ATGGCAAAAATATACCTGGGAACTGCAGGTATTCCTCTTTCAACAAAAGCGAAAGATACTATAGAAGGCATAAAAAGGATAAGAGAATTAGGCCTAAACGCAATGGAAGTTGAGTTTGTTCAAGGAGTAAGAATGAAAATTGAAAAAGCAAGGGGAGCAGGAAATATTGCTAAAAACCTTAACGTAAGATTATCTGTTCACGCTCCTTATTTTATTAATTTATGTTCAGAAGACAAAGAGAAAGTTAATTCGTCTAAAAAACGAATCTTAGATTCAGCAGATAGAGCAAATGCTATGAATGCTGATGCTATAGCGATTCATATAGCCTTCTATGGTAAAATGAGTCCAGAAGAGTGTTACAGTAGGGTAAAGAGTGAATTAGGTGAGGTTGTAGATATTGCAAAAGATAACGAAATAAAAGTTAAATTTGGTATAGAAACTATGGCAAAAGAGACAGCCTTTGGAACAATAGACGAAGTTATATCAATCTCTAAAGAAATTAAAAATGTAGTCCCATATATAGACTGGGCTCACACTTTTGGCAGACAGGGTGGAAAAATAGATTATGGTGATATCATCGATAGGCTTATTAAAGAACTAAATATTTCTCATATAAATTCTCATTTTGAATCGTTAGAGATTAGAAACGGTAAATATGTAGACGTGCATAGATCTATAATTTATAACACACCGCCATTTGAGCCGTTAGCTAAAGAAATTCTTAAACGTGATATCTCAATAACGCTCATTTGTGAGAGTCCAGAATTAGAAAAGGATGCTCTTATAATGAAAAATGTTATTGAAAAATTAGGGTATAAATTTGACTGA
- a CDS encoding sugar nucleotide-binding protein: MKIAFTDEGELARVLARSLKNNEIIIVDNPQRVINEKPDVVIHTLDIPYFENKSYVWNFNTWYAINIARAAHKVNATNIYLSTFMIFNGKKGYYHENSTPDPLNYYGISKLVGETGTASLGNFLIIRCGVLYSLNYKGLLASFFKAALNGKNLKCNKNFYISPISIYSLSNIIAKFVNDEIKGVINVGGPRISIVEMCNLIADLFGVNVIELNGKKYDFSLDTWLLNTFNIKLSLKEDLVNAIEYRVLNNERKGISIT, translated from the coding sequence ATGAAAATAGCGTTTACTGACGAAGGAGAGTTAGCTAGAGTATTAGCTAGATCTTTAAAAAACAACGAGATAATTATTGTGGATAATCCTCAAAGAGTTATAAATGAGAAACCAGACGTAGTCATTCACACACTAGATATTCCATACTTTGAAAATAAGTCATATGTATGGAATTTTAATACATGGTATGCCATTAATATAGCTAGAGCAGCACATAAGGTAAACGCTACAAATATATATTTATCGACATTTATGATTTTTAATGGGAAAAAAGGATATTATCACGAAAATTCTACTCCAGATCCTCTAAATTATTATGGCATATCAAAACTAGTCGGAGAGACTGGAACAGCGTCGTTAGGCAATTTTCTTATAATTAGATGTGGGGTTTTATACTCACTAAATTATAAAGGACTTTTAGCATCTTTCTTTAAGGCAGCTCTAAACGGAAAAAACTTAAAGTGTAACAAAAATTTTTATATATCTCCAATAAGTATTTATTCATTATCAAATATAATTGCAAAGTTTGTAAATGATGAAATAAAAGGTGTAATAAATGTTGGAGGACCTAGAATCTCTATTGTAGAAATGTGCAATCTAATAGCAGACCTATTTGGAGTTAACGTTATTGAACTGAATGGTAAAAAGTATGATTTTTCCTTAGATACATGGTTGTTAAATACTTTTAATATAAAATTATCCTTAAAAGAAGATTTAGTGAATGCTATTGAATACAGAGTTCTTAACAACGAGAGAAAAGGTATTTCTATTACTTAA
- a CDS encoding aminotransferase class V-fold PLP-dependent enzyme: MIDNFRDLVPITKNYIYLNHAAISPTPLPVLFETFNYLYNVSQNGTYTVNEEEKDEFLHIREKIANLINSSPNEISFIPNTSYGVNIIANALDLKPGDKVITDSLEFPATVYPFLKLRKKGINVDIVKTNPENIEQDILTKIDNNTKLISVSHVSFNTGTKLDIKKIVSKAKSVSAYVLLDIIQSAGAINVDVKDLGIDFAVAGGYKWLMAPQGSGFIYVKNGLIDDPPFYGWKSSKNYLDFNATEFELEKGPRRFEIGTIDVAANIGLGKSAEIISPYKKDIEKKVLELSKLAIDLAEDKDLEIITPKEKISGIVVIKLHNPKKIAEELAQKKIIVSPRGEGIRISSHFYNTDDEIRTTINEIATSLYSQKHV; encoded by the coding sequence ATGATAGACAATTTTAGAGATCTAGTTCCTATAACAAAAAATTACATTTATTTAAATCATGCAGCAATTTCTCCTACGCCTTTACCTGTTCTTTTTGAAACATTTAATTACCTATATAATGTATCGCAAAACGGTACTTATACAGTAAATGAAGAAGAAAAAGATGAATTTTTACATATAAGAGAAAAAATTGCTAATTTAATTAATTCGTCTCCAAATGAGATCTCATTTATACCTAATACAAGTTATGGAGTTAATATAATAGCTAATGCATTAGATCTTAAACCTGGAGATAAAGTAATTACAGACAGCCTAGAGTTTCCTGCCACAGTATATCCTTTTCTTAAATTGAGAAAAAAAGGAATCAATGTTGATATAGTAAAAACTAATCCAGAAAATATTGAACAGGACATATTAACAAAAATAGATAATAATACTAAACTAATAAGTGTAAGTCATGTAAGTTTTAACACTGGTACAAAATTGGATATTAAAAAAATAGTATCTAAAGCGAAAAGCGTTAGCGCTTACGTTTTACTTGACATAATACAAAGTGCTGGTGCAATTAATGTTGACGTAAAAGACTTAGGTATAGATTTTGCTGTAGCTGGAGGATATAAATGGCTAATGGCACCTCAAGGTTCAGGATTTATTTATGTTAAAAACGGTTTAATAGACGATCCACCTTTTTACGGCTGGAAATCATCCAAAAATTACTTAGATTTTAATGCTACAGAATTCGAGCTAGAAAAAGGACCTAGGAGATTTGAAATAGGCACAATAGACGTTGCAGCTAACATTGGCTTAGGAAAATCTGCAGAGATTATATCACCTTATAAGAAGGACATAGAGAAAAAAGTATTAGAATTAAGTAAACTAGCTATAGACCTAGCAGAAGATAAGGATCTTGAAATAATAACTCCTAAAGAGAAAATATCTGGAATAGTAGTAATAAAATTACATAATCCTAAAAAAATAGCTGAAGAGTTAGCTCAAAAAAAGATTATAGTATCCCCACGGGGAGAAGGAATAAGAATATCGTCTCATTTTTACAATACGGACGATGAGATAAGGACTACTATTAATGAGATAGCAACTTCATTGTATTCTCAAAAGCACGTTTAG
- a CDS encoding NAD(+)/NADH kinase produces MKIKIVRKPSVQIEDIENKIRDLAKSFGYEITEEDPDIVFAVGGDGTLLRAIKYDKPIITVKAGRRGFLMDVNPEKLEEVFKRLSNNDYTKEEYILLETNINGINAIAFNEIGILYDKPEALKINVKFLDENIIFEGDGVLISTPQGTSAWSFSISGNYVYNLNALEICLVNPILTSLKSIIIPPLNVKLKLENKGYPQLARVVADGEIIARIEVGNEINIWKSNKKANIYRFYEIDPIKGILNGKRDI; encoded by the coding sequence ATGAAGATAAAAATAGTTAGAAAACCGTCAGTGCAGATAGAAGATATAGAGAATAAAATAAGAGATTTAGCAAAGAGTTTCGGTTATGAAATAACTGAGGAAGATCCAGATATAGTATTTGCGGTTGGAGGAGATGGAACGCTTTTAAGAGCTATAAAGTATGATAAGCCTATTATCACAGTTAAAGCTGGAAGAAGAGGTTTTTTAATGGACGTTAATCCAGAAAAATTAGAAGAAGTTTTCAAAAGATTATCAAACAATGACTATACTAAAGAAGAGTATATTCTTTTAGAGACTAATATTAATGGTATAAATGCAATAGCCTTTAACGAAATAGGAATACTCTACGATAAACCAGAGGCATTAAAAATAAATGTAAAGTTTCTAGACGAAAATATAATCTTTGAAGGAGACGGCGTATTAATTTCTACTCCACAAGGAACGAGTGCTTGGAGTTTTTCAATAAGTGGAAATTATGTTTACAACTTAAATGCACTAGAAATATGTCTTGTAAACCCCATATTAACATCATTAAAATCTATAATAATACCTCCGTTGAATGTTAAATTAAAACTAGAGAATAAAGGATATCCACAATTAGCTAGAGTTGTTGCTGATGGAGAAATAATAGCTAGAATAGAAGTAGGGAACGAGATAAATATATGGAAAAGCAATAAAAAAGCTAATATATATAGATTCTATGAAATAGACCCGATAAAGGGAATATTAAATGGAAAACGTGATATTTGA
- a CDS encoding transcriptional regulator, whose protein sequence is MNTEFLTTREKVFLLLKYSEDPLTAKDIMKALDIKKEKEVYDHIYHLAKSAKRKNYVVILFPPKCENCGYIFSIDMPKKPSKCPICKSERIIPPKFLIREK, encoded by the coding sequence TTGAATACAGAGTTCTTAACAACGAGAGAAAAGGTATTTCTATTACTTAAGTATAGTGAAGATCCACTTACTGCAAAAGATATAATGAAAGCGTTAGATATAAAGAAAGAGAAAGAAGTTTATGATCATATATATCATTTAGCTAAGTCAGCTAAAAGAAAAAATTATGTAGTAATATTGTTTCCTCCTAAATGTGAGAATTGTGGATATATATTTAGTATTGATATGCCCAAAAAACCTAGTAAATGCCCAATCTGCAAATCTGAAAGAATTATTCCACCAAAGTTTTTAATTAGGGAAAAGTAA
- the nadA gene encoding quinolinate synthase NadA: MPNIENLITEINRLKKDKNAIILGHNYMEYGVHLVSDFTGDSYDLAVKAMRTNADIIVFAGVYFMAEQASALNPDKKVLSPDPMAGCSLSDALDVETLKKYKKMYPNSPVVLYINTSIYTKALADYIVTSSTAINVVKSLDADVVLFGPDANLANYVEKKTGKKLIRVPPNGRCLVHASYTKQLVSLARKKYPNAKLMAHPESPLEILEAADFVGSTNQMIKYAKDSESKEFVVATEIGMLNALQIQVPNKRFYPFMSMETCACARCPYMAMVTLEKIKSSLVNEKYEVKVPNDVAEKAKRAFENTMKLLSH, translated from the coding sequence ATGCCAAATATTGAAAATCTAATAACTGAAATAAATAGACTTAAAAAAGATAAAAACGCAATAATTTTAGGACATAATTACATGGAATATGGAGTTCACTTAGTTTCTGATTTTACTGGAGACTCCTACGATCTGGCTGTAAAAGCTATGAGAACTAATGCTGACATTATAGTGTTCGCCGGTGTATATTTTATGGCAGAACAAGCTTCTGCATTAAATCCTGACAAGAAAGTATTATCTCCAGACCCTATGGCTGGGTGTAGTTTATCAGACGCACTAGATGTAGAAACTCTTAAAAAATATAAGAAAATGTATCCCAATTCTCCTGTTGTATTATATATAAATACAAGCATATATACAAAAGCTTTAGCTGACTATATAGTTACATCATCAACGGCAATTAATGTAGTTAAATCATTAGATGCTGATGTTGTTTTATTTGGTCCTGACGCTAATTTAGCTAACTACGTTGAAAAGAAAACTGGTAAGAAGTTAATTAGAGTTCCTCCTAATGGTAGGTGTCTAGTTCATGCTTCATATACTAAGCAATTAGTATCATTGGCTAGGAAAAAATATCCAAATGCAAAATTAATGGCACATCCAGAATCTCCTTTAGAAATTTTAGAAGCTGCAGATTTTGTTGGCTCTACTAATCAAATGATAAAATATGCAAAGGACAGTGAATCCAAAGAATTTGTAGTTGCTACAGAAATTGGTATGTTAAATGCACTCCAAATACAAGTTCCAAATAAGAGATTTTATCCCTTTATGTCTATGGAGACTTGCGCATGTGCCAGATGTCCATACATGGCAATGGTAACTTTAGAAAAGATAAAATCTTCTTTAGTTAACGAGAAATATGAAGTAAAAGTTCCTAACGATGTTGCCGAAAAGGCTAAACGTGCTTTTGAGAATACAATGAAGTTGCTATCTCATTAA
- a CDS encoding HAD family hydrolase: MVAIFVDMGETLVRFKPRFHESIANAIREEGIEVSDIEVFKALMRHLGRSCFPHPQFDGLSQIDFKDLFYELNLHIPNDIIKKLENKNYLADEYELYDDAIPFLENVRELGFKTILVTNTTKKVNKIIKDLNLDNYLDGIIASCDYNILKPHPKIFYYAKKLAGSEGIHIGDVYEIDVIGARRAYMNAILLDRLNLYPEIKNNKVTNLHEALNIIQKLELTQT; the protein is encoded by the coding sequence ATGGTTGCTATCTTCGTAGACATGGGAGAGACCTTAGTTAGATTTAAACCAAGATTTCACGAATCAATAGCTAACGCAATACGTGAAGAAGGAATTGAAGTTTCGGATATAGAAGTATTCAAAGCTCTAATGAGACATTTAGGTAGGAGTTGCTTCCCTCATCCTCAGTTCGATGGATTATCGCAAATAGATTTTAAAGATTTATTTTATGAATTAAATCTTCATATTCCTAATGACATAATAAAGAAACTAGAAAATAAAAATTATTTGGCAGACGAATATGAGCTTTATGATGATGCAATACCTTTTTTGGAAAATGTTAGAGAATTAGGGTTTAAAACCATATTAGTTACTAATACTACTAAAAAAGTGAATAAGATAATAAAAGATCTAAATCTAGATAATTATTTGGATGGTATTATAGCCTCCTGTGATTATAATATACTAAAACCACATCCTAAGATATTTTATTATGCAAAAAAATTAGCTGGAAGCGAAGGTATACATATTGGCGACGTGTATGAAATAGATGTTATAGGTGCTAGGAGAGCTTATATGAACGCTATCCTTCTGGATAGGCTAAATTTATATCCTGAAATAAAAAATAATAAGGTAACAAATCTACATGAGGCATTAAATATTATACAAAAATTGGAATTAACTCAAACCTAG
- the cobT gene encoding nicotinate mononucleotide-dependent phosphoribosyltransferase CobT, producing the protein MVDVIGNFSEKISGKRSLFLLVIATTDVSLIPGITIAGATEELTLFTPAADAEFLVLGKCKVINSVPVTPTGIPTPAIITKASLSLLNIPKLVVDAGSKIKPNIPYISLNGEPGKDIRKRSLDPITAERIIENGITLGNELSKNFELLVIGESIAAGTTTAMATLLGLGYDAIDKVSSASPENPKEIKRKVVLEAIKDLPSNFIDKISKLADPMLLGVAGITVGFKGNVLLAGGTQMTAASAIIKEINKKKMNDIGIGTTRWIINDKSSDIISLSKEVGVNLSYVNLDFSASKFDGLKAYERGYVKEGVGAGGSSLLATLNGITEANILKRIEEIYEEIRV; encoded by the coding sequence ATGGTAGATGTTATAGGTAATTTCTCTGAAAAAATATCGGGTAAACGTTCCCTATTCTTACTAGTCATAGCAACCACAGACGTTAGCCTAATACCTGGAATAACGATAGCAGGAGCAACTGAAGAACTGACGTTATTTACGCCAGCTGCAGACGCAGAATTCCTTGTTCTAGGAAAATGTAAAGTAATAAATTCTGTTCCTGTAACTCCTACAGGAATTCCTACACCAGCCATTATAACTAAGGCATCTTTATCACTCTTAAACATTCCTAAATTAGTAGTAGACGCTGGTTCTAAAATTAAACCAAATATTCCTTATATCTCTCTAAATGGAGAGCCTGGTAAGGATATTAGAAAAAGGTCATTAGACCCTATTACAGCAGAGAGAATAATAGAGAATGGAATCACATTAGGTAATGAGCTATCTAAAAATTTTGAATTACTAGTAATAGGAGAATCGATAGCAGCAGGAACAACTACCGCTATGGCTACTCTATTAGGTTTAGGATACGATGCTATTGATAAAGTTAGCTCTGCATCGCCCGAAAATCCTAAAGAAATAAAAAGGAAAGTTGTTCTAGAAGCGATAAAAGATCTTCCATCGAATTTCATTGATAAGATATCTAAGCTTGCAGATCCCATGCTCTTAGGAGTAGCAGGAATAACTGTAGGATTTAAAGGAAATGTGCTTTTAGCAGGAGGTACTCAAATGACTGCTGCCTCGGCTATAATAAAGGAAATCAATAAGAAAAAAATGAATGATATAGGAATAGGAACTACTAGATGGATTATAAACGACAAAAGTTCTGATATAATATCTTTATCTAAAGAAGTTGGAGTTAATCTAAGTTACGTAAATCTTGACTTTTCTGCTTCTAAGTTTGATGGCCTAAAAGCATATGAAAGAGGATATGTGAAAGAAGGTGTAGGTGCAGGCGGTTCTTCACTTTTAGCTACATTAAACGGAATTACTGAAGCTAATATTTTAAAAAGAATAGAGGAAATTTATGAGGAAATAAGGGTTTAA